Proteins encoded within one genomic window of Nonomuraea gerenzanensis:
- a CDS encoding DUF4126 domain-containing protein, with translation MLAALTGLGLSTAAGLNAYIPLLVVGVLANVTDAVRLPDGYAWLSNWGVLAILAVLLLAEMVLDKVPAVDSVNDAIQTVVRPASGGVVFSATSAAAELENSSWMTQNPWAGWLLGIVMALAVHALKSAARPVINAGTAGVGAPVVSTVEDAGSFGMSLIALFLPVLVLVVLLLLAVGAWWVLRRVRRSRARRRAARGHHPPG, from the coding sequence ATGCTGGCCGCTTTGACCGGTCTGGGGCTGTCCACGGCCGCCGGGCTGAACGCATACATCCCGCTCCTGGTCGTGGGGGTGCTGGCGAACGTCACCGACGCCGTGCGGCTGCCCGACGGCTACGCGTGGCTGTCCAACTGGGGCGTGCTCGCCATCCTCGCGGTGCTGCTGCTGGCCGAGATGGTCCTGGACAAGGTGCCCGCCGTCGACAGCGTCAACGACGCCATCCAGACCGTGGTGCGCCCCGCCTCCGGCGGCGTGGTCTTCTCCGCCACCAGCGCCGCCGCCGAGCTGGAGAACTCCTCCTGGATGACGCAGAACCCGTGGGCGGGGTGGCTGCTGGGCATCGTGATGGCGCTGGCCGTGCACGCGCTCAAGTCCGCCGCCCGTCCGGTGATCAACGCGGGCACGGCCGGGGTCGGCGCGCCGGTCGTCAGCACGGTCGAGGACGCCGGGTCGTTCGGCATGAGCCTGATCGCGCTGTTCCTGCCCGTGCTGGTGCTGGTCGTGCTGCTGCTGCTCGCGGTAGGAGCGTGGTGGGTGCTGCGCCGGGTACGCCGCTCGCGTGCGCGCAGGAGGGCCGCCCGGGGGCATCACCCGCCAGGGTGA
- a CDS encoding choline kinase family protein has product MELASSMAAPEVLDRIPLLSGVPRSVEELPGGLTNHNYKVTTPSGVYVVRVWASDGELLAIDRAAEHANSIAAAKAGVGAPVHDYLPELGVLVVGFLPGCRTYTEADLRDPANLPRVAEACRRLHAGPRFVRDFDMFEVQRRYLEIVRDRGFRLPPRYLDFMPAVAQIRKCLAIRDEGTVPCNNDLLPGNILDDGERLWLIDYEYAGNNDPCFELGNIWSESDLPPGHLDELVTAYYGRRLRHKIARARLLGLMSKYGWTLWASIQDGANDTIDFDFWSWGMEKYERAMTEFTDPALTRLMDEAARAD; this is encoded by the coding sequence GTGGAGCTAGCATCGAGCATGGCCGCGCCCGAGGTCCTCGATCGCATCCCCCTGCTGTCCGGCGTGCCGCGCTCCGTGGAGGAGCTGCCCGGCGGGCTCACCAACCACAACTACAAGGTCACGACACCGTCCGGCGTGTACGTGGTGCGCGTGTGGGCCAGCGACGGCGAGCTGCTGGCCATCGACAGGGCCGCCGAGCACGCCAACTCGATCGCGGCGGCGAAGGCCGGGGTCGGCGCGCCGGTGCACGACTACCTGCCGGAGCTGGGGGTGCTCGTGGTGGGGTTCCTGCCGGGGTGCCGCACGTACACGGAGGCCGACCTGCGGGATCCGGCGAACCTGCCGCGCGTGGCGGAGGCGTGCCGGCGGCTGCACGCCGGGCCGCGTTTCGTGCGCGACTTCGACATGTTCGAGGTGCAGCGGCGCTACCTGGAGATCGTGCGGGATCGCGGCTTCCGGCTGCCGCCTCGCTACCTCGACTTCATGCCCGCCGTCGCCCAGATCCGGAAATGTCTGGCCATCAGGGACGAGGGGACGGTTCCGTGTAACAACGACCTGCTGCCGGGGAACATCCTGGACGACGGCGAGCGCCTCTGGCTGATCGACTACGAGTACGCGGGCAACAACGACCCCTGCTTCGAGCTGGGCAACATCTGGAGCGAGTCCGACCTGCCACCCGGGCACCTGGACGAGCTGGTCACCGCGTACTACGGCCGCCGCCTGCGCCACAAGATCGCCCGGGCGCGCCTGCTCGGCCTCATGTCCAAGTACGGCTGGACGTTGTGGGCCTCCATCCAGGACGGCGCCAACGACACCATCGACTTCGACTTCTGGTCGTGGGGCATGGAGAAGTACGAGCGGGCGATGACCGAGTTCACCGATCCCGCGCTGACACGCCTCATGGACGAGGCCGCCCGGGCAGACTAG
- a CDS encoding GcvT family protein, with product MSDSARIVIIGGGVGGASVAYHLAQLGERDVVLLERDELTSGSTFHSAGLVGQLRADPTLTRMNQYSVELYRTLDAGWTECGGIKLASTPERMAEIRRQIGWARTFGLPLEEISVAEAVELFPLMDPAGVVGAAYLPTDGQIDPSQLCYALASRAREAGVTVRTRTRVLGITVERGRVTGVRTDQGDLACEIVVNCGGMFAAEIGRMAGVRVPIVPMSHQYVVSDAFHDHTGLPTLRDPDLLIYYRQEVQGLVMGGYERQCAPWTAGQNAYDAVPGDFNGRLLPEDWPRFEEISDNSRIRVPAMADVGIRKLINGPEAFTPDNEFCLGETEVAGFFVAAGFCAHGIAGAGGIGKVMAEWIVEGEPSMDLWHMDVRRFGRHYRSPSYTIKRAVENYETYYDIRYPGHERSAGRPLRVSPAYGWHAAHGAVFGEKSGWERVNYYAANEHPGEEERPDGWAGRLWSSAIGAEHRATRTAAGLFDESSFAKIEVTGPDAAELLEWVCDNRVARHVGAVTYTQALNRRGGIECDFTVTRRGEQEFLIVTGTAFGAHDLGWLRKQAALTGSTARIADVTGQYACFALWGPRARDVLGGLSPDPLDFPFMSARELTVGDVPVLALRVTFVGEHGWELYCSSEYGLALWQTLWRAGEPHGLVAGGYRAIDSLRLEKGYRVWGADLGPETTPYEAGLGFCVKTDKDFLGRDALDPAPARRLRCLTLRDPRAVALGNEPVRVDGRVAARVTSGGYGYTARESIAYAYLEAEPGTPVEVEVEGRWVPGVVVKSPLVP from the coding sequence ATGAGCGACTCGGCCCGGATCGTGATCATCGGCGGCGGGGTGGGCGGCGCGTCCGTCGCCTACCACCTCGCCCAACTCGGCGAACGCGACGTCGTCCTGCTGGAGCGGGACGAGCTCACCAGCGGCTCCACCTTCCACTCCGCCGGGCTCGTCGGGCAGTTGCGCGCCGACCCCACCCTGACCCGGATGAACCAGTACTCCGTCGAGCTCTACCGCACCCTCGACGCGGGATGGACCGAGTGCGGCGGCATCAAGCTCGCCTCCACCCCGGAGCGGATGGCGGAGATCCGCCGCCAGATCGGCTGGGCCCGCACGTTCGGCCTGCCGCTGGAGGAGATCTCCGTGGCCGAGGCCGTGGAGCTGTTCCCGCTCATGGACCCGGCGGGCGTGGTCGGCGCGGCGTACCTGCCGACGGACGGGCAGATCGACCCGTCCCAGCTCTGCTACGCGCTCGCGAGCCGCGCCCGCGAGGCCGGCGTCACCGTCCGCACCCGCACCCGCGTGCTCGGCATCACCGTCGAGCGGGGCCGCGTCACGGGTGTGCGCACCGACCAGGGCGATCTCGCGTGCGAGATCGTGGTCAACTGCGGCGGCATGTTCGCCGCCGAGATCGGCCGCATGGCCGGGGTGCGGGTCCCGATCGTGCCGATGTCGCACCAGTACGTCGTCAGCGACGCCTTCCACGACCACACGGGCCTGCCCACCCTGCGCGACCCCGACCTGCTCATCTACTACCGCCAGGAGGTCCAGGGCCTGGTCATGGGCGGCTACGAGCGCCAGTGCGCCCCCTGGACGGCCGGGCAGAACGCCTACGACGCGGTGCCGGGCGACTTCAACGGCCGCCTCCTGCCGGAGGACTGGCCCAGGTTCGAGGAGATCTCCGACAACTCCCGGATCCGCGTGCCCGCCATGGCCGACGTCGGCATCCGCAAGCTGATCAACGGGCCGGAGGCGTTCACCCCCGACAACGAGTTCTGCCTGGGCGAGACCGAGGTGGCCGGGTTCTTCGTGGCCGCGGGGTTCTGCGCCCACGGCATCGCGGGCGCGGGCGGCATCGGCAAGGTGATGGCCGAGTGGATCGTCGAGGGCGAGCCCAGCATGGACCTGTGGCACATGGACGTGCGCCGCTTCGGCCGCCACTACCGCTCGCCGTCGTACACGATCAAGCGGGCGGTGGAGAACTACGAGACGTACTACGACATCCGCTACCCCGGCCACGAGCGGTCGGCGGGCCGGCCGCTGCGGGTCTCGCCCGCCTACGGCTGGCACGCCGCCCACGGGGCCGTCTTCGGCGAGAAGTCGGGATGGGAGCGGGTCAACTACTACGCCGCCAACGAGCATCCCGGCGAGGAGGAGCGCCCGGACGGGTGGGCCGGGCGGCTGTGGTCCTCCGCGATCGGGGCCGAGCACCGGGCCACGCGCACGGCCGCCGGGCTGTTCGACGAGAGCTCGTTCGCCAAGATCGAGGTCACCGGCCCCGACGCCGCCGAGCTGCTGGAATGGGTGTGCGACAACCGGGTGGCCAGGCACGTGGGCGCCGTCACCTACACGCAGGCGCTCAACCGGCGCGGCGGCATCGAGTGCGACTTCACCGTCACCCGCCGCGGCGAGCAGGAGTTCCTCATCGTCACCGGCACCGCGTTCGGCGCGCACGACCTGGGCTGGCTGCGCAAGCAGGCCGCGCTCACCGGCTCGACGGCCAGGATCGCGGACGTGACCGGCCAGTACGCCTGCTTCGCGCTGTGGGGGCCGCGGGCCCGCGACGTGCTGGGCGGGCTGTCACCCGATCCGCTGGACTTCCCGTTCATGTCGGCGCGCGAGCTGACCGTGGGGGACGTGCCCGTGCTGGCGCTGCGGGTGACGTTCGTGGGGGAGCACGGGTGGGAGCTGTACTGCTCCAGCGAGTACGGCCTCGCGCTCTGGCAGACGCTGTGGCGGGCGGGGGAGCCGCACGGGCTGGTGGCCGGTGGCTACCGGGCCATCGACAGCCTGCGGCTGGAGAAGGGATACCGGGTGTGGGGGGCCGACCTCGGGCCCGAGACGACGCCGTACGAGGCAGGGCTGGGCTTCTGCGTCAAGACCGACAAGGACTTCCTCGGCAGGGACGCCCTCGACCCGGCGCCCGCGCGGCGGCTGCGCTGCCTGACGCTGCGCGATCCGCGCGCCGTCGCGCTCGGCAACGAGCCGGTGCGGGTGGACGGGCGGGTGGCGGCCCGGGTGACCTCCGGCGGGTACGGCTACACCGCCCGTGAGTCGATCGCCTACGCCTACCTGGAGGCCGAGCCGGGGACACCGGTGGAGGTCGAGGTGGAGGGGCGGTGGGTGCCCGGGGTGGTGGTCAAGAGCCCTCTGGTGCCGTGA
- a CDS encoding GntR family transcriptional regulator, giving the protein MVGTPPELERGTGVPAHVQIERWLLASIAGGELAPGDRLPGERELAGRLGVSRMTLRQALASLERDGVLVRVPGRSGGAFVAEPRPEPRIDCDLTGLAGFTEQMRRAHLRAEARILRAATVPAPAAAARALGVAPGAAVHEVARVRSAGRSPVALERSYFPSLPGLLDEDLTGSLYALLATRYDLEPRTATEHLDPVIAQPAEAAELGIEPGTPLMLIERTAYAAGGTPVEYARDLFRPDRVRITVRSGVTAPEGS; this is encoded by the coding sequence GTGGTCGGGACTCCGCCTGAGCTGGAACGCGGCACCGGCGTCCCCGCGCACGTGCAGATCGAGCGCTGGCTGCTCGCCTCGATCGCCGGCGGCGAGCTGGCGCCGGGCGACCGGCTGCCCGGCGAGCGGGAGCTGGCCGGGCGGCTCGGCGTGAGCAGGATGACGCTGCGGCAGGCGCTGGCCTCGCTGGAACGCGACGGCGTGCTGGTGCGGGTGCCCGGCCGGTCGGGCGGCGCGTTCGTCGCCGAGCCGCGCCCGGAGCCGCGCATCGACTGCGACCTGACGGGGCTGGCCGGGTTCACCGAGCAGATGCGCCGCGCCCACCTGCGGGCCGAGGCACGGATCCTGCGGGCGGCGACGGTGCCCGCGCCCGCCGCCGCCGCGCGGGCCCTGGGGGTCGCGCCGGGCGCCGCGGTGCACGAGGTGGCGCGGGTGCGGTCGGCCGGGCGGTCGCCGGTGGCGCTGGAACGCTCGTACTTTCCCAGCCTGCCCGGCCTGCTGGACGAGGACCTCACCGGCTCCCTGTACGCGCTCCTGGCCACCCGGTACGACCTGGAGCCGCGCACCGCGACCGAGCACCTCGACCCGGTCATCGCCCAGCCGGCCGAGGCCGCCGAGCTGGGCATCGAGCCCGGCACGCCGCTGATGCTGATCGAGCGCACCGCCTACGCGGCGGGCGGCACGCCGGTGGAGTACGCCCGCGACCTGTTCCGCCCGGACCGGGTCCGCATCACGGTACGCAGCGGCGTCACGGCACCAGAGGGCTCTTGA
- a CDS encoding NAD(P)H-dependent flavin oxidoreductase, with protein sequence MRTAICERLGIEFPLFAFSHCRDVVAAVTNAGGFGVLGAIAYSPEQLDTELTWLDERVGGRPYGVDVLVPGKVDASALDRRTHLMEAVPDRHRDFVTHLLAKYGVSAPGQPMTAVADEFGRRVTAAGATGLIDVALKHRIGLIASALGPPPPEMVSRAREAGVPVAALVGTVEHARRQVAAGADLIVAQGTEAGGHTGEVSTMVLVPQVVDTVAPVPVLAAGGIASGRQMAAAMALGAEGVWCGSVWLTTEEAETAPAVKAKFLAASSLDTVRSRSRTGKPARQLKSAWTDEWDAGQESPGALGMPLQMLLAEGAMARIGAAAEKGEPGAVELVNYFVGQVVGQLDQVRPARDVVYDMVSEFGEAIERLRHLSEG encoded by the coding sequence ATGCGGACCGCCATCTGTGAGCGTTTGGGCATCGAGTTCCCGCTGTTCGCCTTCAGCCACTGCCGCGACGTGGTGGCCGCCGTCACGAACGCGGGCGGTTTCGGGGTGCTGGGCGCGATCGCGTACTCGCCGGAGCAGCTCGACACGGAGCTGACCTGGCTGGACGAACGGGTGGGCGGCCGGCCGTACGGGGTGGACGTGCTCGTCCCCGGCAAGGTCGACGCCTCGGCGCTCGACCGACGCACGCACCTCATGGAGGCCGTCCCCGACCGTCACCGCGACTTCGTCACCCATCTCCTGGCCAAGTACGGCGTCAGCGCCCCCGGCCAGCCGATGACGGCGGTGGCCGACGAGTTCGGCAGGCGGGTGACGGCGGCCGGTGCGACGGGGCTGATCGACGTGGCGCTCAAGCACCGCATCGGGCTGATCGCCAGCGCCCTGGGGCCGCCGCCGCCCGAGATGGTGTCCAGGGCCAGGGAGGCGGGCGTGCCGGTGGCCGCGCTGGTCGGCACGGTCGAGCACGCCCGCAGGCAGGTGGCGGCGGGCGCGGACCTGATCGTGGCGCAGGGCACGGAGGCCGGCGGGCACACCGGCGAGGTCTCCACGATGGTGCTGGTGCCCCAGGTCGTGGACACGGTCGCCCCCGTCCCCGTGCTGGCGGCGGGCGGGATCGCGTCGGGGCGGCAGATGGCCGCCGCCATGGCGCTCGGCGCCGAGGGCGTGTGGTGCGGCTCGGTGTGGCTCACCACCGAGGAGGCCGAGACGGCGCCGGCGGTCAAGGCCAAGTTCCTGGCGGCCTCGTCGCTGGACACGGTCCGCTCCCGCTCCCGCACGGGCAAGCCGGCCCGGCAGCTCAAGTCCGCCTGGACGGATGAGTGGGACGCCGGTCAGGAGAGCCCCGGCGCGCTGGGGATGCCGCTGCAGATGTTGCTGGCCGAGGGCGCGATGGCGCGCATCGGGGCGGCGGCGGAGAAGGGCGAGCCGGGGGCCGTGGAGCTGGTCAACTACTTCGTGGGGCAGGTCGTAGGCCAGCTCGACCAGGTGCGGCCGGCCAGGGACGTGGTCTACGACATGGTCAGCGAGTTCGGCGAGGCGATCGAGCGGCTGCGCCACCTGTCGGAAGGGTGA
- a CDS encoding acyltransferase — protein sequence MIHRAYAAIRHAGEISPASPAGYRFRRLGAGVSIAFPPGAIFGEQWIEIGEHTLIGERVSMSCGMVPDRDLGPDTILRIGASCSIGRGSHLVAHQSVEIGDDVFTGPYVYITDQNHVYDDPDIPIGRQWPRNSPVSIGSGSWLGTGAIILPGTTLGRHCVVAGGAVVRGEFPDHSVVAGVPARRVRGYTPELGWHTPVTLDIIP from the coding sequence TTGATTCACCGTGCCTACGCGGCGATCCGCCACGCCGGTGAGATCTCCCCCGCCAGTCCCGCCGGCTACCGTTTCCGCCGGCTCGGCGCCGGAGTCAGCATCGCGTTCCCCCCTGGAGCGATCTTCGGCGAGCAGTGGATCGAGATCGGCGAGCACACGCTCATCGGGGAGCGGGTGTCGATGTCGTGCGGCATGGTCCCCGACCGGGACCTCGGCCCCGACACGATCCTGCGGATCGGCGCGAGCTGCTCGATCGGCCGGGGCTCGCACCTCGTGGCGCACCAGTCGGTCGAGATCGGCGACGACGTCTTCACCGGGCCGTACGTCTACATCACGGACCAGAACCACGTCTACGACGACCCCGACATCCCGATCGGCCGGCAGTGGCCGCGCAACAGCCCCGTCTCCATCGGCTCCGGCTCGTGGCTGGGCACGGGCGCGATCATCCTGCCGGGCACCACGCTGGGGCGGCACTGCGTGGTGGCGGGCGGCGCGGTGGTGCGCGGTGAGTTCCCCGACCACAGCGTGGTGGCGGGGGTGCCCGCCAGGCGTGTGCGCGGCTACACGCCGGAGCTGGGCTGGCACACACCCGTGACGCTGGACATCATCCCCTGA
- a CDS encoding CTP synthase, whose amino-acid sequence MRSASQTKHLFVTGGVASSLGKGLTASSLGRLLKGRGLRVTMQKLDPYLNVDPGTMNPFQHGEVFVTDDGAETDLDVGHYERFLDTHLHGSANVTTGQVYSNVIAKERRGEYLGDTVQVIPHITNEIKDRIRGMAGPDVDVVITEVGGTVGDIESLPFLEAVRQIRHEVGRDNVFFLHVSLLPYIGPSGELKTKPTQHSVSALRSIGIQPDAIVLRSDRPVQTAIKRKISLMCDVDEDAVVSAVDAASIYDIPKVLHSEGLDAYVVRRLGLPFRDVDWKEWEQLLRRVHRPAKEVTVALVGKYIDLPDAYLSVTEALRAGGFANDARVNIRWVKSDDCETPEGAGRELDGVDGVLIPGGFGVRGIEGKIGAIRHARENKIPLLGICLGMQGMVIEAARNMAGIEDANSAEFDPDTKHPVISTMADQEDVVAGERDMGGTMRLGSYTAKLGEGTLARQLYGGKAKADERHRHRYEVNNAYREQLEQVGLVFSGLSPDGRLVEYTELPTDVHPFFIGTQAHPEFRSRPTRANPMFKGLINAALVYADARVGAKVGP is encoded by the coding sequence TTGCGCAGCGCATCGCAAACCAAGCATCTGTTCGTCACCGGCGGTGTCGCCTCCAGTCTCGGCAAGGGGCTCACGGCATCCAGCCTCGGTCGCCTGCTCAAAGGGCGCGGTCTCAGGGTCACCATGCAGAAGCTCGACCCTTACCTCAACGTCGACCCCGGCACCATGAACCCGTTCCAGCACGGCGAGGTGTTCGTCACCGACGACGGTGCCGAGACCGACCTCGACGTCGGCCACTACGAGCGGTTCCTCGACACCCACCTGCACGGCTCGGCCAACGTGACCACCGGCCAGGTCTACTCCAACGTCATCGCCAAGGAGCGGCGCGGCGAGTACCTCGGCGACACCGTCCAGGTCATCCCGCACATCACCAACGAGATCAAGGACCGGATCCGGGGGATGGCCGGCCCTGACGTGGACGTCGTCATCACCGAGGTCGGCGGCACGGTCGGCGACATCGAGTCGCTGCCGTTCCTGGAGGCCGTGCGGCAGATCAGGCACGAGGTCGGGCGCGACAACGTCTTCTTCCTGCACGTCTCGCTGCTGCCGTACATCGGCCCGTCCGGCGAGCTGAAGACCAAGCCGACCCAGCACAGCGTGTCGGCGCTGCGCAGCATCGGCATCCAGCCCGACGCGATCGTGCTGCGCTCCGACCGCCCCGTGCAGACGGCGATCAAGCGCAAGATCAGCCTGATGTGCGACGTCGACGAGGACGCCGTCGTCTCCGCCGTGGACGCCGCCTCGATCTACGACATCCCCAAGGTGCTGCACTCCGAGGGCCTCGACGCGTACGTCGTGCGCCGCCTCGGCCTGCCCTTCCGCGACGTCGACTGGAAGGAGTGGGAGCAGCTCCTGCGCCGCGTGCACCGCCCGGCCAAGGAGGTCACGGTCGCGCTCGTCGGCAAGTACATCGACCTGCCCGACGCGTACCTGTCGGTCACCGAGGCGCTGCGCGCCGGCGGGTTCGCCAACGACGCCCGCGTCAACATCCGCTGGGTCAAGAGCGACGACTGCGAGACGCCCGAGGGCGCCGGGCGCGAGCTCGACGGCGTCGACGGGGTGCTCATCCCCGGCGGCTTCGGCGTGCGCGGCATCGAGGGCAAGATCGGCGCCATCCGCCACGCCCGCGAGAACAAGATCCCGCTGCTCGGCATCTGCCTCGGCATGCAGGGCATGGTCATCGAGGCCGCGCGCAACATGGCCGGCATCGAGGACGCCAACTCCGCCGAGTTCGACCCCGACACCAAGCACCCCGTCATCTCCACCATGGCCGACCAGGAGGACGTCGTCGCCGGCGAGCGCGACATGGGCGGCACCATGCGGCTGGGCAGCTACACCGCCAAGCTGGGCGAGGGCACCCTGGCCCGGCAGCTCTACGGCGGCAAGGCCAAGGCCGACGAGCGCCACCGCCACCGCTACGAGGTCAACAACGCCTACCGCGAGCAGCTGGAGCAGGTCGGCCTGGTCTTCTCCGGCCTGTCGCCCGACGGCCGCCTGGTCGAGTACACCGAGCTGCCCACCGACGTGCACCCCTTCTTCATCGGCACCCAGGCCCACCCCGAGTTCCGCTCCCGGCCGACCAGGGCCAACCCGATGTTCAAGGGCCTGATCAACGCCGCCCTCGTCTACGCCGACGCCCGCGTCGGTGCCAAGGTGGGCCCATGA
- a CDS encoding NUDIX domain-containing protein — translation MRVEDTPEAWDVVDSRHRFKGHVIEVVTDSVKMPRDEVADRDYVVHPGAVAVLALDERDRVLMIRQYRHPTRHLMWELPAGIRDVAGEPLVTTAARELAEEAGYRADTWHTLLDLRSSPGMTDERVRVFLARGLSRIPDEENGFEHRHEEIDMPVEWVPLADAVERALMGMIHNSSTVAGILAAYAASVEGHALLRPADAPEA, via the coding sequence ATGAGGGTCGAGGACACGCCCGAGGCGTGGGACGTCGTCGATTCGCGGCACCGGTTCAAGGGCCACGTGATCGAGGTCGTCACCGACAGCGTCAAGATGCCCCGCGACGAGGTGGCCGACCGCGACTACGTCGTCCATCCGGGAGCCGTCGCCGTGCTCGCGCTCGACGAGCGGGACCGGGTCCTGATGATCAGGCAGTACCGCCACCCGACGCGGCACCTCATGTGGGAGCTGCCCGCCGGGATCCGCGACGTGGCAGGCGAACCGCTGGTCACCACCGCCGCCCGCGAGCTCGCCGAGGAGGCCGGCTACCGCGCCGACACCTGGCACACCCTGCTCGACCTGCGCTCCTCGCCGGGCATGACCGACGAGCGCGTCCGGGTGTTCCTGGCCCGCGGCCTGAGCAGGATCCCCGACGAGGAGAACGGCTTCGAACACCGGCACGAGGAGATCGACATGCCGGTCGAATGGGTCCCGCTGGCCGACGCGGTCGAGAGGGCGCTCATGGGAATGATCCACAATTCCTCGACCGTGGCCGGTATCCTCGCCGCATATGCGGCTTCGGTCGAGGGGCACGCCCTGCTGCGCCCGGCCGACGCACCGGAGGCGTGA
- a CDS encoding site-specific tyrosine recombinase XerD: MEAVLSSYLAHLAVERGLAANTLASYRRDLRRYFEHLQARGRLELGEVGEADVLAFLAALREGDGEHPALVASSAARAVSAVRGLHRFALREGVTAHDPAHEVRPPRQLRRLPKAIGVDEVERLIAASGPDGAPLTLRNRALLEVLYGTGARISEAVGLAVDDLEDDQVRLHGKGNRTRVVPLGRYARSALDAYLVRARPGLLAHGRGTPAVFLNARGGRLTRQGAWEVLQAAAERAGLDGISPHVLRHSFATHLIDGGADVRVVQELLGHASVTTTQVYTLVTVDKLREVYAAAHPRARQ, encoded by the coding sequence GTGGAGGCGGTGCTCTCCAGCTACCTCGCCCATCTGGCCGTGGAGCGCGGCCTGGCCGCCAACACGCTCGCGTCCTACCGTCGTGACCTGCGCCGATACTTCGAGCATCTCCAGGCGCGCGGGCGCCTGGAGCTCGGCGAGGTGGGGGAGGCCGACGTGCTGGCCTTCCTCGCCGCGCTGCGCGAGGGCGACGGCGAGCACCCCGCCCTGGTCGCCAGCTCCGCGGCCCGCGCCGTCTCCGCCGTGCGCGGGCTGCACCGCTTCGCCCTGCGCGAAGGCGTCACGGCCCACGACCCCGCCCACGAGGTACGCCCGCCGCGCCAGCTCCGCCGCCTGCCCAAGGCCATCGGCGTGGACGAGGTCGAGCGCCTCATCGCCGCCTCAGGCCCCGACGGCGCGCCGCTCACGCTGCGCAACCGCGCCCTGCTGGAGGTCCTGTACGGCACCGGCGCCCGCATCTCCGAGGCCGTGGGGCTGGCCGTGGACGACCTGGAGGACGACCAGGTACGCCTGCACGGCAAGGGCAACCGCACCCGGGTCGTGCCCCTGGGGCGCTACGCCCGGTCCGCGCTGGACGCCTACCTCGTACGGGCTCGGCCGGGGTTGCTCGCCCACGGGCGCGGCACCCCGGCGGTCTTCCTCAACGCCCGCGGCGGGCGGCTGACCAGGCAGGGAGCCTGGGAGGTGCTCCAGGCCGCCGCCGAACGAGCCGGACTCGACGGGATAAGCCCGCACGTACTCCGGCATTCCTTTGCAACTCACCTGATCGACGGCGGCGCGGACGTTAGGGTGGTACAGGAGTTGCTCGGCCATGCCTCTGTGACGACCACTCAGGTCTACACCCTGGTCACGGTCGACAAACTCCGCGAGGTCTACGCCGCCGCGCATCCACGTGCCCGGCAGTGA
- a CDS encoding ParA family protein, giving the protein MTTKGSTPGTPDNPWGDTKTNAPSNGVNLGPTQRPRPVFPEPVPPAVHGPARVVAMVNQKGGVGKTTTTINLGAALVEYGLKVLLVDFDPQGALSVGLGINPLQLDLTVYNLLMERGVTAEEVLLQTGVEGLDLLPSNIDLSAAEVQLVTEVAREQVLGRVIKPLLPHYDVCLIDCQPSLGLLTINALTCAHGVMVPLECEFFALRGVALLMDTISKVQERLNEELEIEGLLATMYDARTLHGREVLARVVEAFGDKVFHTVINRTVRFPDATVAGEPITTFDPSSLGANAYRELAREVLSRWPAPATMAR; this is encoded by the coding sequence GTGACGACCAAGGGTTCGACCCCGGGGACCCCCGACAACCCCTGGGGCGACACGAAGACCAACGCGCCTTCCAACGGCGTCAACCTCGGCCCGACGCAGCGGCCCCGGCCGGTGTTCCCGGAGCCGGTGCCCCCGGCGGTGCACGGCCCGGCGCGCGTGGTCGCGATGGTCAACCAGAAGGGCGGCGTCGGCAAGACGACCACCACCATCAACCTGGGCGCCGCGCTCGTCGAATACGGCCTCAAGGTGCTGCTGGTCGACTTCGACCCGCAGGGCGCGCTCTCCGTCGGCCTGGGCATCAACCCGCTCCAGCTCGACCTGACCGTCTACAACCTGCTCATGGAGCGCGGCGTCACCGCCGAGGAGGTGCTGCTGCAGACCGGCGTCGAGGGCCTCGACCTGCTGCCCAGCAACATCGACCTGTCCGCGGCCGAAGTGCAGCTCGTCACCGAGGTCGCCCGCGAGCAGGTGCTCGGCCGCGTCATCAAGCCGCTGCTGCCGCACTACGACGTGTGCCTCATCGACTGCCAGCCGTCGCTCGGCCTGCTCACCATCAACGCCCTCACCTGCGCCCACGGCGTCATGGTGCCGCTGGAGTGCGAGTTCTTCGCGCTGCGCGGCGTGGCGCTGCTCATGGACACCATCTCCAAGGTCCAGGAGCGGCTCAACGAGGAGCTCGAGATCGAGGGCCTGCTCGCCACCATGTACGACGCCCGCACCCTGCACGGCCGCGAGGTGCTGGCCCGGGTCGTGGAGGCGTTCGGCGACAAGGTGTTCCACACCGTCATCAACCGCACGGTGCGCTTCCCCGACGCGACGGTGGCAGGTGAGCCCATCACCACCTTCGACCCGTCGTCCCTCGGCGCCAACGCCTACCGTGAGCTGGCCCGCGAGGTGCTCTCGCGCTGGCCGGCGCCTGCGACAATGGCCAGGTGA